The Streptomyces sp. R28 region GGGCGTTGATGGTGCGGGAGGGACGGGTCATCGCCGGGCGGTACCGGCTGCGGCAGCGGCTGGGTTCCGGTGGCGGGGGAGACGTCTGGCTGGCCGACGACGAGGAGCTCCGGGTCCAGGTCGCAGTCAAGGAGATCGACGTACCGGAGACGGCTGAGGGAGGCGGCGGTGATCCCGCGGGCCGGGGGCGCAAGGAGGCACTGAAGGCGGCGCAGCTGCGCGATCACCCGAACGTCATCACGGTGTACGACGTGGTGGAGGACGACGACCGCCCGTGGATCGTGATGGAGTACCTGCCGGGCACGCGGGACCTGCGTGCCGTGGTGACGGAGCGCGGTTCGCCGGCGAGCGACGAGGTGGCCAGGATCGGGGCGGCCGCACTCGACGCCCTCGGTGCCGGGCACCGGCTCGGCATCATCCACCGGGACGTGAAGCCCTCCAACATCCTGCTGGCGCCGGACCATTCCGGCACCGCCGATCGCCGGGTCCTGCTCACGGACTACGGCATCTCGCTGTGGCCCCGCGAGACCCGGGTCACTCAGAGCGGCATGGTGGTCGGCACCCCGGGTTTCCTGGCGCCGGAGCGGCTGTCCGGCGGCGAGGCGACACCCGCGACCGACCTGTTCTCGCTCGGCGTCACTCTCTACTTCGCGGTCGAGGGCACCTCCCCGTTCGAACGGGACACGCTCGACGCCTCCCTCATGGCGGCGCTGACCACGGAACCCGACGTGCCGCAGCGGGCGAGTGAACCGCTCAGCCGCGTGATCATGGGGCTGCTGGCCAAGGATCCGACGGAACGTACGCAGGCGGCACAGGCGCGCGAACTGCTCGCCGAGGCCACGGAAATCGGGCCAGGGCCCCGCAGCCGCAGTGCGCGTCTGCCCTCGCTTCCCGTAGCCGGCGGGGCGTCGGCCGGATCGGGGGCGGGGGCAGGCACGGGCGTGGGGGACGGCTCGGTGAGCGGCGGGTCCGGGTCGGGGCAGTCCCGAGGGCCCAGCGAGTCAGGGGGCTCGCGGCCGGGACGGTCCTCGGGCTCCGGGGCCACCGGCTCCGGGTCCGCCACCGGCTTGGGTGACGTCGGGACCGCAACGGAGTCCACCCACTCCGCGCCCTCCTGGAAGGAGCGCCTCAGCGGGCGAGTGAACCGCCGACGCGCCTCGGGCGCTGAACGCCGGGCGGTGTCCGGTCGGCGAACGCCCCTGTTGCTGGCGCTCGCCGTCCTGCCGGCCGTGGGCGGTGGGTTCGCGCTGGGCGCCGCCACGTATCACGACGAGCGGGACGGGACGAAGGGCCCGCAGGTCAGCGTCGAGGTGGCCGCCGTTCCCTCCCCGACCGTGACGCGCAGCGCGTACCCGTACGGCAGGCAGGTGGGGCTGCGCACGGGGCTCACGCCGGGGCAGTGCGTCGACGCCGACTGGAAGGCCGGGGAGTTCAAGGGGCGGCCAGGGGTGAGGACCGTCGACTGCTACGACGGCGACCCCGAGGGCCAGGTCATCGCGACCGTCCCCGCCGACGCGGCCGACGGCGCCGTGTCCGCGTCCGGCGCGGCGGCGGTACGGGGCGAGTGCGCCCGCCGCACCGCGCAGCTGCGCAGGACCATGGCCGACCCGGTGCTGTACGTCCTCACACCCGAGACGGGACAGAGCGAGCCGCCGGCCTCGGCCTGCCTGCTCTTCCTCAAGCACGCCACCCTGGGTGGCCCGCTCGGCGACTTCCGCAAGCCCGGCGACGAGGTGTACATCACTCAGCTGGGCCCGGGTGACTGCATCGACGTCGAGGAGGACGAGGACGGCTCGTACACCAAGACCCTGGTGGGCTGCGACAAGCCGCACGACGAGCAGTTGGTCGGCTGGACCCGGGCCTCGGGCGACGGCTCGGCGGACAGCGTCGACACCGGAGAACTCTGCCAGGACACGTACGGCGTCAACTGGGCCCGTGGCCGGGGGCACGAGATATGGGGCTGGTCCTCCTCGGACGAGGAGTGGGACGCCGGGTTCCGCCAGGTGCTGTGCAGCGTGGGCCGGGAGGACGGCGGGAAACTTCCCGGAGGAGCGCTGAAGTCCGCGTACTGATTCCGCGAAGCCCTCACCTCGTACGGGAGGGGTCCCGCGGCGAGGTCCGACACTGGTCAGTACGTCGGGGCCCGCAGAGAAGCTGTCGAACCGAGAAGCCGCTGAACCGAGAAGCTCACGAACCGAGGAGACCAGCGATGCCCCTCTCCACCAGCCTCGCGCGTGGTGTCGCGCCCACCACGCCCGGGACGCTGCACGCCCGTACGGTCACCGGTGAGCTCAGCGCACCGCCCTGCCAGGGGCTGACGGTTCGCTTCGGGCGCGGCGAGAAGCCGGACGTGGACCTGGGGGTCGGCGTGGACGACCTGCGGGTGAGCCGACGGCACGGCGAGCTGACGTACCGTCAAGGACTGTGGTGGCTGCGCAACACCGGGCAGCAGCTGGTCCGGCTGCCCCGCGGCCGGGTACCCGCTGCTGCACGTCGAAGTTCCCGTAGTCCACGTCCACGTGGACGTCGTCGCCGAACTGGTCGAGCGCGGTGGGGGCGGCCAGCTCGCACACGTCGGCCGTGTGCGGATCGCCGATCAGTGCCTGCGGTTGGCCGTCGGAGGCGTTCTCCTCCGCTTGGCCCTGGCTCCGGCCGGGCTCGGGGCCGGCCTTCCCGTCGACGCCGTGGTCGGGGAGGACGACGAGTCCCAGGGCCAGTAGGGCGCTGATGCCGAGAGCGGCCGCGATCACTGGCAGCCGCCGGCGTCGGCGCCCGGTGACGGTGGTGGCTGTGTCCCCCGAGGTTTCCGGCTCGGATCGGGCGACTTCCATCAGCAGCCGCCTGACCTCGGCGGCGTCGGGGCGTTGCCGGGGGTCGCGTTGCAGCATGGCCGTGAGGACGGGGTACAGCGGCCCCACGGCGGCGGCGTCCAGCTCGACGACACCCTGCTCGGCCTTCCAGTACCTCAGCCGCTCGGCTTCCTCGCCGTCGTCCTCCGTCCCGGCGGGAGCGGCGTCCACCGGAGAGGCGTCACCGCGCGGCGGGGCACCGGTGACCAGCGCGTGCAGGGTGGCGGCCAGGCAGAACACGTCGGAGGCCGGAAGGGGGACATTGCCCCGGGCCAGCTCGGGGGCGGCGTAGTCGGGGGTGAAGCTGAACGGGCCGTTGACGGTGATGGTCTCGGTGCCGCCGACCCGGTAGGCGGCACCGAAGTCCAGTAACTTCGCGGCCCCGTGACGGGTGACGCCGATGTTGGCGGGCTTGACGTCACAGTGGACGACGCCCGCTTCGTGCAGGGCGGCCAGCGCGTCGGCGAGCTGGGCACCGATGCGGGCCGCCCGCGCGGGAGAGACCGTCGGCTGCCGGTCCAGGCCGCCGCCGGGCACGTACTCCATGACGAACCAATAGGTCTGCGGCCCGGCGCCGTCCTGCCGCACGGTCACGACGTCGAACAGGGTCACCACGTGGGGATGGTCGCGGAACTTGGCCATGGCACGCGGTTCGCCCAGCAGCCCCCGCACCGCGGTCTCGCCCTCGCCCTCCGTCCGCTCCGGCTTCAGCGCGACGTCCTGGCCCACCACCCTGTCGTGGGCCAGCCACACGTCACCGCCGCGCCCCGCGCCGATGACCTCCCTGAGGACATAGCGGTCGGCGAACTCGTCCCCGGAACGCACGGATCTTTCCCCTCGGTCGAGTCCGGAACGCGCACGGCCCAAGGCGTGCGCACGGATCGAACCTACTGCGCACGGCAGGCGGTACGCAGTGTCTACCCAGAGCCTTCATCAGTCGCACGCATGCGTAGTAGCGACGGGTTCGCGGATGGGAGGGGGAGGGGGAGTTCCCTCGCAGATTGCGGGAGGCGTGCCTCGCGGAGTCCGGGAGGGGTCCCGTCAGCGGCGCCTACCGTACGCGTCGCCCCGAACCGGGCGCCCCCGACAGAGAGGAAACCCTCCATGCCAAGCACCCGGACCCTCGTGCTGGCCGGCATCACCGCCGCTGTCTCGACCGCCACGCTCACGCTGTCCGCCCACGCAGGCGCCCCGGCGCCGCACGGGCAGGCGGCCCCCCGGTGCGCGTACCCCGCCGACGTCCTCGACCTGACCAACTGGAAGCTGACGCTGCCCAGCGGAGAGGACGAGGATCCCACCGAGATCACCCAACCCGAGCTGGCGACCTTCTCCGCCGACCCCTGGTTCCGGGCCGATGCCGGCTGCCACGCGGTCGGCTTCCGGGCCGCCGTCAACGGCGTGACGACGGGAGGCTCCAGCTATCCGCGCGCCGAACTGCGGGAGATGACCGACGGCGGCGAGGACGAAGCCGCCTGGTCCACCACGGACGGCACCCACACCCTGGTGGTCAGGGAGGCGTTCACGGCACTGCCCGCCGAACGGCCGTGGCTGGTCGGCGCGCAGGTCCACGGCGGGGACGACGACGTCACCGTCTTCCGCCTCGAAGGCAGCAGCCTCTACGTCACCGACGGCGACGACCGCCACCACCACCTCGTCACCGACGACTACGAGCTGGGCACCGAGTTCGAGGCCAGGTTCGTGGCGAAGGACGGGGAGATCGACGCGTACTACAACGGCCGGCTGCAGGCCACGATCTCCCACGAGGGCGACACCAACTACTTCAAGGCCGGGGCCTACACGCAGGCCAACTGCGACAACTCCGAACCGTGCGCCGACGACAACTACGGCGAGGTCCGCATCTCCCGCATCAAGGTCACCCACTCCTGACCGGCGCAAGGCATGCGGACCGTGCCGGTTTCCGGGAGGGGGCCCGGGAGGTGCCAGGGGACACGGCTGGCCCACGGGCAGCGGATCAACTCGGCGCTGGTCGTGGACCGCAGGCTGGGGGAGGGCGCCTTCGCCGAGGTGTGCCCGAGGTGTGCCGGGTACGCCGCCAGATCCTCGGCTGGTGGCCAGACCGCCATCGTGCCCGGCGCTCCGCGCAGCGGCGGCTCCGTCCTCTCCCCCTGGCGTGCCCTCATCGCCGCCCGGGAGCTGAGCGCCGCCGGCGGCATGCCCCTCACCGCCTTCACCACGGCCAGCGTGGATCAGCGCGACGCGCCGTACGCGAGTGCCGCGAAGGACCGGACGGTCACGGGGGTGATCACGCCCGGGCGGGCGATCCGGTCGCTCAGCGAGTGACCTCGGTCAGGGGGTGGCCAGCAACCCCCGCCCGCGCAGCACCCGCCGCTCCAGCGGGCTGAAGATCAGCAGCTCGATGGCGATGCCGACGAGCAGGATCAGGAAGATGCCCAGGAACACCTGCGACATGCTGCTGTTGTTGCGGCCGTTCTCCAGCAACTGGCCCAGGCCCACGCCCAGATCGGGGTGGGAGGCGATGATCTCGGCGGCCATCAGCGAGCGCCAGGAGAAGGCCCAGCCCTGCTTCAGGCCCGCCAGATAGCCGGGCAGCGCGGCCGGCATCACGATGTGCCGGGCTTCGCGCAGCCCGGTCGCGCCCAGGGTCCGCCCGGCGCGCAGGAACAGCGGGGGGATCTGGTCGATGCCCGCGACGAGGCCGTTGGCGATGGAGGGGACCGCGCCGAGCAGGATGACGGCGTACATCATCGAGTTGTTCAGGCCGAGCCAGAGCACGGCGGGTGCCACCCAGGCCACCGACGGCAGGGACTGCAGGCCGGACAGGATGGGGCCGATGGCCGCGCGGACGAACCTCACCCGGGCGACCAGCAAACCGAGCGGCGTGCCGATGGCGAGCGCCATGAGGAAGCCGAGCAGACCGCGTGAGACGGACGTCCAGATGTAGTCGAGGAGGGTTCCCTGGAGCCAGGATTTGCGGACCTCGCCCCATACGTCGGACGGTGAGGGCA contains the following coding sequences:
- a CDS encoding polysaccharide lyase family 7 protein; this encodes MPSTRTLVLAGITAAVSTATLTLSAHAGAPAPHGQAAPRCAYPADVLDLTNWKLTLPSGEDEDPTEITQPELATFSADPWFRADAGCHAVGFRAAVNGVTTGGSSYPRAELREMTDGGEDEAAWSTTDGTHTLVVREAFTALPAERPWLVGAQVHGGDDDVTVFRLEGSSLYVTDGDDRHHHLVTDDYELGTEFEARFVAKDGEIDAYYNGRLQATISHEGDTNYFKAGAYTQANCDNSEPCADDNYGEVRISRIKVTHS
- a CDS encoding ABC transporter permease, encoding MASTDNGVDTEVDVKVDGKVGVEKDGSTAAGEPRDPNDLAGLGAGLDALDAVQVGRTPLRETLIRKVLPPVTAIALVLVVWQLLVWAEVAPEFKLPSPSDVWGEVRKSWLQGTLLDYIWTSVSRGLLGFLMALAIGTPLGLLVARVRFVRAAIGPILSGLQSLPSVAWVAPAVLWLGLNNSMMYAVILLGAVPSIANGLVAGIDQIPPLFLRAGRTLGATGLREARHIVMPAALPGYLAGLKQGWAFSWRSLMAAEIIASHPDLGVGLGQLLENGRNNSSMSQVFLGIFLILLVGIAIELLIFSPLERRVLRGRGLLATP
- a CDS encoding serine/threonine-protein kinase, with product MVREGRVIAGRYRLRQRLGSGGGGDVWLADDEELRVQVAVKEIDVPETAEGGGGDPAGRGRKEALKAAQLRDHPNVITVYDVVEDDDRPWIVMEYLPGTRDLRAVVTERGSPASDEVARIGAAALDALGAGHRLGIIHRDVKPSNILLAPDHSGTADRRVLLTDYGISLWPRETRVTQSGMVVGTPGFLAPERLSGGEATPATDLFSLGVTLYFAVEGTSPFERDTLDASLMAALTTEPDVPQRASEPLSRVIMGLLAKDPTERTQAAQARELLAEATEIGPGPRSRSARLPSLPVAGGASAGSGAGAGTGVGDGSVSGGSGSGQSRGPSESGGSRPGRSSGSGATGSGSATGLGDVGTATESTHSAPSWKERLSGRVNRRRASGAERRAVSGRRTPLLLALAVLPAVGGGFALGAATYHDERDGTKGPQVSVEVAAVPSPTVTRSAYPYGRQVGLRTGLTPGQCVDADWKAGEFKGRPGVRTVDCYDGDPEGQVIATVPADAADGAVSASGAAAVRGECARRTAQLRRTMADPVLYVLTPETGQSEPPASACLLFLKHATLGGPLGDFRKPGDEVYITQLGPGDCIDVEEDEDGSYTKTLVGCDKPHDEQLVGWTRASGDGSADSVDTGELCQDTYGVNWARGRGHEIWGWSSSDEEWDAGFRQVLCSVGREDGGKLPGGALKSAY